In the genome of Halobacterium noricense, one region contains:
- a CDS encoding DUF7535 family protein, whose amino-acid sequence MSDQNDEAPRSVRRHAEVRRNPEMTSVGYAMLLGLLVLLLPLLPFLVIIWIIARLTDYAAGR is encoded by the coding sequence ATGAGCGACCAGAACGACGAAGCGCCGCGGAGCGTCCGACGACACGCGGAGGTGCGGCGGAATCCCGAGATGACCAGCGTCGGCTACGCGATGCTGCTCGGCCTGCTCGTGTTGCTGCTGCCGCTACTGCCGTTCCTCGTCATCATCTGGATCATCGCGCGGCTCACGGACTACGCTGCCGGACGCTGA
- a CDS encoding TIGR00341 family protein: MRLVQATVPTGKREAVLDALDDEGIDYVVSDETSGRDYNAVVHFPIPTEGVEDALEALRSAGLSEDSYTVVLSAETVVSRHFDDLEERYTEEEENGDKIAREELVARAKDLAPSRRTYVVMTLVSTIIATAGLLLDSPATVVGSMVIAPLLGPAMSASVGTVVDDEDLFRRGVYLQLVGVVLAVVGAAAFAFFVKFTNVVPPGLDVLTLSEVSERLRPDFLSLVVALGAGVAGVFSLMTGVSSALVGVAIAVALIPPAASVGIGIAWGVPTLAVGSGVLVMVNVLSINLAALVVLWYSGYRPQRFFEIGQARSALLKRGAALVVAIVVLSAFLGGVTYTSYQSATEEQAINDAVGDVLSQSQYEDAALLDTRYEYEQGLIQRESQRVVVTVGVPPGADYPGLYDRLNERVAATTDHDVALEVRYVYRQRPD, translated from the coding sequence GTGCGACTCGTTCAGGCGACCGTTCCGACGGGCAAACGCGAGGCCGTCCTCGACGCGCTCGACGACGAGGGCATCGACTACGTGGTCAGCGACGAGACCAGCGGCCGCGACTACAACGCCGTCGTCCACTTCCCGATACCGACAGAGGGCGTCGAGGACGCGCTGGAGGCGCTCCGCTCGGCGGGGCTCTCCGAGGACTCCTACACCGTCGTCCTGAGCGCGGAGACGGTCGTTTCCCGGCACTTCGACGACCTCGAAGAGCGCTACACCGAGGAGGAGGAGAACGGCGACAAAATCGCCCGCGAGGAGCTCGTCGCGCGCGCCAAGGACCTCGCGCCGTCGCGGCGCACGTACGTCGTGATGACGCTCGTCAGTACCATCATCGCGACCGCGGGCCTACTGTTGGACTCGCCGGCGACGGTCGTCGGCTCCATGGTCATCGCGCCGCTGCTGGGCCCCGCGATGTCCGCGAGCGTCGGCACCGTCGTCGACGACGAGGACCTGTTCCGGCGCGGCGTCTACCTCCAGTTGGTCGGCGTCGTGCTCGCCGTCGTGGGCGCGGCGGCGTTCGCGTTCTTCGTGAAGTTCACGAACGTCGTCCCGCCGGGGTTAGACGTGCTGACGCTGTCGGAGGTCAGCGAGCGCCTGCGCCCGGACTTCCTCTCGCTGGTGGTCGCGCTCGGGGCCGGCGTCGCGGGCGTGTTCAGCCTGATGACCGGCGTCTCCTCGGCGCTGGTCGGCGTCGCCATCGCCGTCGCGTTGATTCCACCGGCGGCCAGCGTCGGCATCGGCATCGCGTGGGGCGTCCCGACGCTCGCCGTCGGGTCCGGCGTGCTCGTCATGGTGAACGTCCTCTCCATCAATCTCGCGGCGCTGGTCGTGCTGTGGTACTCGGGCTATCGCCCCCAGCGGTTCTTCGAAATCGGGCAGGCGCGCTCGGCGCTGCTGAAGCGCGGTGCCGCGCTCGTCGTCGCCATCGTCGTGCTGTCGGCGTTCCTCGGCGGCGTCACGTACACGTCCTACCAGTCCGCCACCGAGGAACAGGCCATCAACGACGCCGTCGGCGACGTCCTCTCGCAGTCCCAGTACGAGGACGCCGCGCTGCTGGACACGCGCTACGAGTACGAACAGGGGTTGATTCAGCGCGAGTCACAGCGCGTCGTCGTCACCGTCGGCGTCCCGCCCGGCGCTGACTACCCCGGGCTCTACGACCGACTGAACGAGCGCGTCGCCGCGACGACGGACCACGACGTCGCCCTAGAAGTCAGGTACGTCTACCGCCAGCGACCGGACTGA
- the leuS gene encoding leucine--tRNA ligase, whose translation MTYEPREVERKWQDRWEDGGRYHADPPANAGERASGDAESTDEDATFVTVPYPYPSGGMHIGHARTYTVPDVYARYRRLQGDNVLFPIAWHVTGTPIVGAVNRLQKREEEQMSVLRDTYDVPESELEQLETPMGFARYFIENHYKQNMKSLGLSIDWRREFTTNDERYSKFVTWQYETLRDHGRLEKGLHPVKYCTDEENPVTTHDLLEGEEAEFQEYTLVKFRKGDTVVPMATLRPETVRGVTNAYIDPDANYVEANVDGETWLLSDEAAEKLVLQQRDVEILDRFTGEALVGERVTNPVTGEDVLVLPASFVDADNATGIVMSVPAHSPDDWMALQEAKRAARSAAERASGDSDAPRAADDERLREYGIDPAEVEEIQPKAIIDVDAYDDPFPARAAVEEHGIEGSDDPALEEATQEVYNREFHAGELKDMYDEYAGAVVEDVRDELAEHFRSTGEFDSMYEFSEEVVCRCGGDVEVAKQDTWFLTYSDDDWKELAHDAISELDARPDSAGDQLDHTVDWLNEWPCIRNFGLGTNLPWDDDFVIEPLSDSTAYMSYYTIAHRLQDVPPAEMDREFFDTLFYGEDAVDDPDETALDLREEWDYWYPVDQRVSGNDLISNHLTFYLFHHTDLFEEAKWPEGITVMGMVLLEGDAMSSSKGHVVLPTEAIEEYGADTVRFVLLNSAEPWQDVDWRDDEVGTTKDQLARFYERAQDVIADAEGIGDREDVELKRIDRWLLSKLQSTIRDATDAMDEFQTRAASQEAFYHFEEHLTWYRKRTDLDRDGARWTLRDVLRTRLRLLAPIVPFLSNELHEQLTGEPVGQDDWPAADPELESERVEVEEQLVESLTDDVREVIDVTDTDPGQITVFTPAPWKQTVYETVRETGTDIGAVMGKVMQHESLREKGDAVNDLVQDLVADVRERSAEELTALDEVDEQDVYENAAGFLARQFDADVDVVPETETDAERASRAVPFRPAIELE comes from the coding sequence ATGACCTACGAGCCACGGGAAGTCGAGCGGAAGTGGCAGGACCGCTGGGAGGACGGCGGCCGCTACCACGCCGACCCGCCGGCGAACGCCGGCGAACGAGCGAGCGGCGACGCCGAGAGCACCGACGAGGACGCGACGTTCGTGACGGTCCCGTACCCGTACCCCTCCGGCGGGATGCACATCGGGCACGCTCGCACGTACACGGTGCCGGACGTCTACGCCCGCTACCGACGCTTGCAGGGCGACAACGTCCTGTTCCCCATCGCGTGGCACGTGACCGGCACGCCAATCGTGGGTGCCGTCAACCGCCTCCAGAAGCGCGAGGAAGAGCAGATGTCGGTGCTACGGGACACCTACGACGTCCCCGAGTCCGAACTCGAACAGTTGGAGACGCCGATGGGGTTCGCGCGCTACTTCATCGAGAACCACTACAAGCAGAACATGAAGTCCCTCGGCCTCAGCATCGACTGGCGGAGGGAATTCACGACCAACGACGAGCGCTACTCGAAGTTCGTCACGTGGCAGTACGAGACGCTGCGCGACCACGGGCGCCTGGAGAAGGGCCTCCACCCCGTGAAGTACTGCACCGACGAGGAGAACCCCGTCACCACCCACGACCTGCTCGAGGGTGAGGAGGCGGAGTTCCAGGAGTACACGCTCGTCAAATTCCGGAAGGGCGACACGGTCGTGCCGATGGCGACGCTGCGCCCGGAGACCGTGCGTGGCGTGACGAACGCGTACATCGACCCGGACGCGAACTACGTGGAGGCGAACGTGGACGGCGAGACGTGGCTCCTCAGCGACGAGGCCGCGGAGAAACTCGTCCTCCAGCAGCGCGACGTCGAGATTCTCGACCGGTTCACGGGCGAGGCGCTGGTCGGCGAGCGCGTCACCAACCCCGTCACGGGCGAGGACGTGCTCGTGCTGCCCGCGAGCTTCGTGGACGCGGACAACGCCACGGGGATCGTGATGTCCGTGCCGGCGCACTCGCCGGACGACTGGATGGCCCTGCAGGAGGCCAAACGCGCGGCGCGAAGCGCCGCGGAACGAGCGAGCGGCGACAGCGATGCGCCACGAGCAGCCGACGACGAGCGGCTGCGCGAGTACGGCATCGACCCCGCAGAGGTCGAGGAGATTCAGCCGAAGGCCATCATCGACGTAGACGCCTACGACGACCCGTTCCCCGCGCGGGCGGCCGTCGAGGAGCACGGCATCGAGGGAAGCGACGACCCCGCGCTCGAAGAGGCCACGCAGGAGGTGTACAACCGCGAGTTCCACGCGGGCGAACTGAAGGACATGTACGACGAGTACGCGGGTGCCGTCGTCGAGGACGTCCGCGACGAACTGGCCGAGCACTTCCGCTCGACCGGCGAGTTCGACTCGATGTACGAGTTCTCCGAGGAGGTCGTCTGTCGCTGCGGCGGCGACGTCGAGGTCGCCAAGCAGGACACGTGGTTCCTGACGTACAGCGACGACGACTGGAAGGAACTCGCCCACGACGCGATTAGCGAACTGGACGCGCGCCCGGACAGCGCCGGCGACCAGCTCGACCACACGGTCGACTGGCTCAACGAGTGGCCGTGCATCCGGAACTTCGGGCTCGGCACGAACCTGCCGTGGGACGACGACTTCGTCATCGAGCCGCTGTCGGACTCGACGGCGTACATGTCCTACTACACCATCGCCCACCGGCTCCAGGACGTGCCGCCGGCGGAGATGGACCGGGAGTTCTTCGACACGCTGTTCTACGGCGAGGACGCGGTCGACGACCCCGACGAAACTGCGCTGGACCTGCGCGAGGAGTGGGACTACTGGTACCCCGTCGACCAGCGCGTCTCCGGCAACGACCTCATCTCGAACCACCTGACGTTCTACCTCTTCCACCACACCGACCTCTTCGAGGAGGCGAAGTGGCCGGAGGGAATCACCGTGATGGGGATGGTGCTGCTGGAGGGCGACGCGATGTCGTCCTCGAAGGGCCACGTCGTGCTCCCCACCGAGGCCATCGAGGAGTACGGCGCGGACACGGTGCGGTTCGTGCTGTTGAACTCCGCTGAGCCGTGGCAGGACGTCGACTGGCGCGACGACGAAGTCGGCACCACGAAAGACCAGCTCGCGCGCTTCTACGAGCGAGCGCAGGACGTAATAGCGGACGCCGAGGGCATCGGCGACCGCGAGGACGTCGAGCTGAAGCGCATCGACCGCTGGCTGCTGTCGAAGCTCCAGTCGACGATTCGGGACGCGACGGACGCGATGGACGAGTTCCAGACGCGCGCCGCCAGCCAGGAGGCGTTCTACCACTTCGAGGAGCACCTGACGTGGTACCGCAAGCGCACGGACCTCGACCGCGACGGCGCGCGGTGGACGCTCCGCGACGTGCTGCGGACGCGACTCCGCCTGCTCGCGCCCATCGTGCCGTTCCTCTCGAACGAACTCCACGAGCAGCTCACGGGCGAGCCGGTCGGGCAGGACGACTGGCCGGCGGCCGACCCCGAACTGGAATCCGAGCGCGTGGAGGTCGAAGAACAGCTCGTGGAGTCGCTGACCGACGACGTGCGCGAGGTCATCGACGTGACCGACACCGACCCCGGCCAGATTACGGTGTTCACGCCCGCGCCGTGGAAGCAGACCGTCTACGAGACGGTCCGGGAGACCGGCACGGACATCGGCGCGGTGATGGGGAAAGTGATGCAACACGAGAGCCTGCGCGAGAAGGGCGACGCGGTCAACGACCTCGTGCAGGACCTCGTCGCGGACGTCCGCGAGCGCTCCGCCGAGGAGTTGACGGCGCTCGACGAGGTCGACGAGCAGGACGTCTACGAGAACGCGGCGGGCTTCCTCGCGCGCCAGTTCGACGCCGACGTCGATGTCGTCCCCGAGACCGAAACTGACGCCGAGCGCGCGTCCCGCGCGGTGCCGTTCCGTCCGGCCATCGAACTCGAATAG
- the thsA gene encoding thermosome subunit alpha: MAQQMGNQPLIVLSEDSQRTSGEDAQSMNITAGKAVSEAVRTTLGPKGMDKMLVDSTGEVVVTNDGVTILKEMDIEHPAANMIVEVAETQETEVGDGTTSAVVVSGELLSEAEDLLEQDIHATTLAQGYRQAAEQARTFLEEKAVDISPDDTEELEKLAATSMTGKGAENAKDVLSGLVVRAVQSVADDDSVDTDNVKVEKVTGGAIENSELIEGVIVDKERVNENMPFGVEDANIALVDDGLEVKETEIDTEVNVTDPDQLQQFLDQEEEQLEEMVDALAAAGTNVVFVDGGIDDMAQHYLAEEGILAVRRVKSDDFTRLSRATGATPVSNVTDVEADDLGEAGSVAQKDIGGDERIFVEDVEEAKSVTLILRGGTAHVVDEVERAIDDSLGVVRVTLEDGKVLPGGGAPETELAMQLRQFADSVGGREQLAVEAFADALEVIPRTLAENAGHDPIDSLVDLRSQHDAGNSAAGLDAYTGEVIDMDAEGVVEPLRVKTQAIESATEAATMILRIDDVIAAGDLAGGQVGGDEGGDEGPPAGGPGGMGGGMGGGMGGMM, translated from the coding sequence ATGGCGCAGCAGATGGGTAATCAGCCGCTTATCGTACTTTCGGAGGACAGCCAGCGCACCTCCGGAGAGGACGCGCAGTCGATGAACATCACCGCCGGGAAAGCCGTCTCCGAGGCCGTACGTACCACACTCGGCCCCAAAGGGATGGACAAGATGCTCGTGGACTCCACGGGTGAAGTCGTCGTCACGAACGACGGCGTCACCATCCTCAAGGAGATGGACATCGAGCACCCGGCGGCCAACATGATCGTCGAGGTCGCCGAAACGCAGGAGACCGAAGTCGGCGACGGCACCACCTCCGCCGTCGTCGTCTCCGGTGAACTCCTCTCCGAGGCCGAGGACCTCCTCGAACAGGACATCCACGCGACCACGCTCGCGCAGGGCTACCGACAGGCCGCCGAGCAGGCTCGCACGTTCCTCGAGGAGAAGGCCGTCGACATCTCCCCGGACGACACCGAGGAGCTGGAGAAGCTCGCCGCCACCTCGATGACCGGGAAGGGCGCGGAGAACGCCAAGGACGTCCTCTCCGGCCTCGTCGTGCGCGCCGTCCAGTCCGTCGCCGACGACGATAGCGTCGACACGGACAACGTCAAGGTGGAGAAAGTCACCGGCGGCGCCATCGAGAACTCCGAACTCATCGAGGGCGTCATCGTGGACAAGGAGCGCGTCAACGAGAACATGCCCTTCGGCGTCGAGGACGCCAATATTGCGCTCGTCGACGACGGCCTCGAAGTCAAGGAGACCGAAATCGACACCGAAGTCAACGTCACCGACCCCGACCAGCTCCAGCAGTTCCTCGACCAGGAAGAGGAGCAGCTCGAGGAGATGGTCGACGCGCTCGCGGCCGCCGGTACGAACGTCGTCTTCGTGGACGGCGGCATCGACGACATGGCCCAGCACTACCTCGCGGAGGAAGGCATCCTCGCCGTCCGTCGCGTGAAATCCGACGACTTCACCCGTCTGTCCCGCGCCACCGGCGCGACGCCCGTCTCGAACGTCACGGACGTCGAAGCCGACGACCTCGGTGAAGCCGGCAGCGTCGCCCAGAAGGACATCGGCGGCGACGAACGCATCTTCGTCGAGGACGTCGAAGAGGCGAAGTCGGTCACGCTCATCCTCCGCGGCGGCACCGCGCACGTCGTCGACGAAGTCGAACGCGCCATCGACGACTCGCTCGGCGTCGTTCGCGTCACGCTCGAAGACGGCAAGGTGCTGCCCGGTGGCGGCGCTCCGGAGACCGAGCTCGCGATGCAGCTCCGCCAGTTCGCGGACTCCGTCGGCGGCCGCGAACAGCTCGCCGTCGAAGCGTTCGCGGACGCCCTCGAAGTCATCCCGCGCACCCTCGCAGAGAACGCGGGCCACGACCCCATCGACTCCCTCGTGGACCTCCGTAGCCAGCACGACGCCGGCAACTCCGCGGCCGGCCTCGACGCCTACACCGGCGAAGTCATCGACATGGACGCCGAAGGCGTCGTCGAGCCGCTCCGCGTGAAGACCCAGGCCATCGAATCCGCCACCGAAGCGGCGACGATGATTCTCCGCATCGACGACGTCATCGCCGCGGGCGACCTCGCTGGCGGCCAGGTCGGCGGCGACGAAGGCGGCGACGAAGGCCCGCCCGCCGGCGGCCCCGGCGGCATGGGCGGCGGTATGGGCGGCGGCATGGGCGGGATGATGTAG
- a CDS encoding Hsp20/alpha crystallin family protein — MARGSPFDELERLLDKMNDARERAGGGLAVDVEDEDNQFVVTADLPGFDKEDIDVELHDRTLRIEARHEEGVQEEGEDNYVRRERSKRSLSRSVTLPEEVDEEGASASFENGVLTVTLPKSHTSEESTSVDIE, encoded by the coding sequence ATGGCACGAGGCAGCCCGTTCGACGAGTTGGAGCGACTGCTGGACAAGATGAACGACGCACGCGAGCGCGCCGGCGGCGGGCTCGCGGTCGACGTCGAGGACGAGGACAACCAGTTCGTCGTGACCGCGGACCTCCCCGGCTTCGACAAGGAGGACATCGACGTAGAGCTCCACGACCGGACGCTGCGCATCGAAGCGCGCCACGAGGAAGGGGTACAGGAGGAAGGCGAGGACAACTACGTCCGCCGGGAGCGCAGCAAGCGCTCGCTCTCGCGGAGCGTCACGCTCCCCGAGGAAGTCGACGAGGAAGGTGCGTCCGCATCCTTCGAAAACGGCGTGCTGACCGTGACGCTCCCGAAGTCCCACACGAGCGAGGAGTCCACGAGCGTCGACATCGAGTAG
- a CDS encoding SIMPL domain-containing protein gives MRQQTLLLAVLGTALLVTAGVAGALTLGSGSATAGQAAPEGQSITVSADGTVEASPDQAVVRVAVTATGNDSSAVRDEIAERAGEMQSALESYGIPSENVRTAHFNIRQERERTGNGIERGQYVGTHAFEITVEDTGAAGEVVDTAVNNGADRVDGVSFTLSEQKRESLYQDALTNAMGNAETRAATLADAGGLSVTDTHTIVSTNTNYRAYQVETAAISSGAAASGTSVESGPVTVTADVRVTYNATVA, from the coding sequence ATGCGACAGCAAACACTCCTGCTCGCGGTCCTCGGTACCGCCCTGCTGGTGACCGCCGGCGTCGCCGGTGCCCTCACTCTCGGGAGCGGGTCGGCGACAGCCGGCCAGGCAGCCCCCGAGGGACAGTCGATTACAGTTTCCGCGGACGGCACCGTGGAGGCGTCGCCCGACCAGGCAGTCGTCCGGGTCGCGGTGACGGCCACCGGAAACGACTCGTCGGCGGTCCGCGACGAGATTGCCGAGCGCGCCGGGGAGATGCAGTCGGCGCTGGAATCGTACGGTATCCCCTCGGAAAACGTCCGCACCGCGCACTTCAACATCCGGCAGGAGCGCGAGCGGACCGGCAACGGCATCGAGCGCGGCCAGTACGTCGGCACGCACGCGTTCGAAATCACCGTCGAGGACACCGGTGCGGCCGGCGAGGTCGTCGACACCGCCGTGAACAACGGTGCCGACCGCGTGGACGGCGTCTCGTTCACGCTCTCCGAACAGAAGCGCGAGTCCCTCTACCAGGACGCGCTGACGAACGCGATGGGCAACGCGGAGACGCGCGCCGCCACGCTCGCCGACGCCGGCGGGCTCTCGGTGACGGACACCCACACCATCGTCTCGACGAACACGAACTACCGCGCGTACCAGGTGGAGACGGCCGCGATTTCGAGTGGTGCCGCGGCGTCCGGGACGTCCGTGGAGTCCGGCCCGGTCACCGTCACCGCGGACGTCCGCGTGACGTACAACGCGACCGTCGCCTGA
- a CDS encoding ornithine cyclodeaminase family protein — translation METLLLNKEDVSENLQMADLIPAVEDAFEAYQTGDAQMPSKSYIDLPEYNGDFRSMPAYLDAGDWDAAGIKWVNVHPDNPTHYDLPTVMGTMVYSDPENAYPLAIMDGTELTMQRTGAAAAVATDYLAIEDASSFGVVGAGVQSYTQLEAIATVRDIEEVVVSDVNEDAVRAFVEHFQDRFDVREGSISDAGHCDVLSTVTPVEDPIVSREDVGDHTHINAMGADAEGKHELADDLLLDSKLVIDDHDQTTHSGEINVPYHAGVLGDDDIYGEVGELATGLKDDRTADDGITVFDSTGLAIQDIAAAHVAYEHADEHDNGYGFDMLGV, via the coding sequence ATGGAGACGCTGCTGCTCAACAAGGAAGACGTCAGCGAGAACCTCCAAATGGCGGACCTGATTCCGGCCGTCGAGGACGCGTTCGAGGCCTACCAGACGGGCGACGCCCAAATGCCCTCGAAGTCCTACATCGACCTCCCGGAGTACAACGGCGACTTCCGGTCGATGCCCGCGTACCTCGACGCCGGCGACTGGGACGCCGCCGGCATCAAGTGGGTGAACGTCCACCCCGACAACCCCACGCACTACGACCTCCCGACCGTGATGGGGACGATGGTGTACTCCGACCCCGAGAACGCCTACCCGCTGGCCATCATGGACGGTACCGAACTCACGATGCAGCGCACGGGTGCCGCCGCAGCCGTCGCCACCGACTACCTCGCAATCGAGGACGCCTCCAGTTTCGGCGTCGTCGGCGCGGGCGTCCAGTCGTACACCCAACTGGAAGCCATCGCCACCGTCCGCGACATCGAGGAAGTCGTCGTCAGCGACGTCAACGAGGACGCCGTCCGCGCGTTCGTCGAGCACTTCCAGGACCGCTTCGACGTCCGCGAAGGCTCCATCAGCGACGCCGGCCACTGCGACGTTCTCTCGACGGTCACCCCCGTCGAAGACCCCATCGTCTCTCGCGAGGACGTCGGCGATCACACCCACATCAACGCGATGGGCGCGGACGCCGAAGGCAAACACGAACTCGCCGACGACTTACTCCTCGACAGCAAACTCGTCATCGACGACCACGACCAAACGACGCACTCCGGCGAAATCAACGTCCCCTACCACGCCGGTGTGCTCGGCGACGACGACATCTACGGCGAAGTCGGCGAACTCGCCACCGGCCTCAAGGACGACCGCACCGCCGACGACGGCATCACCGTCTTCGACTCCACGGGACTCGCCATCCAGGACATCGCCGCCGCCCACGTCGCCTACGAACACGCCGACGAACACGACAACGGCTACGGTTTCGACATGCTCGGGGTCTAG
- a CDS encoding NOG1 family protein, with translation MIFENLPTTPTSEELLDKAFSRAARAGRAKGGYEAQESMLQTSSNILGDNLHNVVTAWPDFDTVDPFYYELADAVLRREFDDDRGIDALRQHLSEISWAANKTHDLGREYIGKLPRGDTDSMRKVRKQGFARMGSVMDQIEEDLDAVGRARDALKNLPEIDPDDPTIVVAGYPNVGKSSFVNEVSTSNIETAEYPFTTKGIEVGHLDVERVRWQIVDTPGLLDRPVDERNEIENQAVSALAHAGDVILFFLDASETCGYMLEDQRALRAEVADQFGDVPLVTVCNKADLSEDVAADCYMSVENGEGVQETLDAAVEAVGHEPTLPHEE, from the coding sequence ATGATTTTCGAGAACCTGCCGACGACGCCGACGTCGGAGGAGCTCCTCGACAAGGCGTTCTCGCGGGCAGCCCGGGCGGGCCGCGCGAAGGGCGGCTACGAGGCCCAGGAGTCGATGCTGCAGACGTCGTCGAACATCCTCGGTGACAACCTCCACAACGTCGTGACGGCGTGGCCGGACTTCGACACTGTCGACCCGTTCTACTACGAACTCGCGGACGCCGTGCTCCGACGGGAGTTCGACGACGACCGTGGGATAGACGCGCTCCGCCAGCACCTCTCCGAGATTTCGTGGGCGGCGAACAAGACCCACGACCTCGGCCGGGAGTACATCGGGAAGCTCCCCCGGGGCGACACGGATTCGATGCGGAAAGTCCGCAAGCAGGGGTTCGCGCGCATGGGCTCCGTGATGGACCAAATCGAGGAGGACCTCGACGCCGTGGGCCGCGCCCGTGACGCCCTGAAGAATCTCCCCGAAATCGACCCCGACGACCCGACCATCGTGGTCGCGGGCTACCCGAACGTCGGCAAGTCGTCGTTCGTCAACGAGGTCTCGACGTCGAACATCGAGACCGCCGAGTACCCGTTCACGACGAAGGGTATCGAGGTCGGCCACCTCGACGTCGAGCGCGTGCGCTGGCAAATCGTGGACACGCCCGGCCTGCTCGACCGGCCGGTCGACGAGCGCAACGAAATCGAGAACCAGGCCGTCTCAGCGCTCGCGCACGCCGGCGACGTTATCCTGTTCTTCCTCGACGCCAGCGAGACGTGCGGGTACATGCTCGAGGACCAGCGCGCGCTCCGCGCGGAGGTCGCCGACCAGTTCGGCGACGTCCCCCTCGTGACCGTCTGCAACAAAGCGGACCTCTCCGAGGACGTGGCAGCGGACTGCTACATGAGCGTCGAGAACGGCGAGGGCGTCCAGGAGACGCTGGACGCGGCGGTCGAGGCCGTCGGCCACGAGCCGACGCTCCCCCACGAGGAGTAG
- a CDS encoding KH domain-containing protein — protein sequence MKHVKIPQDRIGALIGEGGETLRRIEQAAEVRLDVDSEDGSVAIERTGDPVRGMQAPEIVRAIGRGFDPDAALSLLDDDMRMFETVDIERAARNDNDLRRKKGRLIGENGRTRELMEELTGANVVIYGSTFGVIGQPNEVDIARSAAEMLLDGAPHGSVYSFLERKRAEELKQQGMEYHEFSG from the coding sequence ATGAAACACGTGAAGATTCCGCAGGACCGCATCGGCGCGCTCATCGGCGAGGGAGGTGAGACGCTGCGCCGCATCGAGCAGGCCGCCGAGGTTCGCCTCGACGTCGACTCCGAGGACGGGTCGGTCGCCATCGAGCGGACCGGCGACCCCGTTCGCGGGATGCAGGCGCCCGAAATCGTCCGCGCAATCGGCCGCGGGTTCGACCCGGACGCCGCGCTCAGCCTGCTGGACGACGACATGCGGATGTTCGAGACGGTGGACATCGAACGCGCCGCCCGCAACGACAACGACCTCCGTCGCAAGAAGGGCCGGCTCATCGGCGAGAACGGCCGCACGCGCGAACTGATGGAGGAACTCACCGGCGCGAACGTCGTCATCTACGGGTCGACGTTCGGCGTCATCGGCCAGCCCAACGAGGTCGACATCGCCCGGTCGGCCGCAGAGATGCTGCTCGACGGCGCGCCCCACGGCTCCGTCTACTCGTTCCTCGAGCGCAAGCGCGCCGAGGAGCTCAAACAGCAGGGCATGGAGTACCACGAGTTCTCCGGCTGA
- the engB gene encoding GTP-binding protein EngB: MFDTRPDRSDEVVLVGRSNVGKSTLMREITGHSVATGQKPGVTRKPNHYDWTSDDFVVTDLPGFGFMSGVEDDVRERIKTDVVRYLEDNAEHIMVGVLVLDGKAAVDIIDRHTSDEEIPHVVELFYLLQDLDIQPVVAVNKMDKVDDRDERLDDIADRLGLHPPWKQWQDTIAPIAAKHGRTGAFDDAIRTHLEAEKRDDLKKFF, translated from the coding sequence ATGTTCGACACCCGCCCCGACCGAAGCGACGAGGTCGTCCTCGTCGGTCGGTCGAACGTCGGCAAGTCCACGCTCATGCGGGAGATTACCGGCCACAGCGTGGCGACCGGCCAGAAACCCGGCGTCACCCGGAAACCCAACCACTACGACTGGACCAGCGACGACTTCGTCGTCACCGACCTCCCCGGCTTCGGGTTCATGTCCGGCGTCGAGGACGACGTCCGCGAACGCATCAAGACCGACGTCGTCCGCTACCTCGAAGACAACGCCGAGCACATCATGGTCGGCGTGCTCGTTCTCGACGGCAAAGCCGCCGTCGACATCATCGACCGCCACACCAGCGACGAGGAAATCCCCCACGTCGTCGAACTGTTCTACCTCCTCCAGGACCTCGACATCCAGCCGGTCGTCGCCGTCAACAAGATGGACAAAGTCGACGACCGCGACGAACGCCTCGACGACATCGCCGACCGCCTCGGCCTCCACCCTCCGTGGAAGCAGTGGCAGGACACCATCGCCCCCATCGCCGCCAAACACGGCCGCACCGGTGCCTTCGACGATGCAATCCGTACGCACCTCGAAGCCGAGAAGCGCGACGACCTGAAGAAGTTCTTCTAA